In bacterium, one DNA window encodes the following:
- a CDS encoding class I SAM-dependent rRNA methyltransferase, with the protein MPYPIVTLKKGREASLLRRHPWGFSGAVAKVDGTPPAGASVLVRSADGADLGIAAWSPASQIRLRMWSFDPRVHIDDAFFATRIDKALALREQLFAEGQTDALRLVSSEADGLPGFVADQYGDLIVVQFLAAGADAHRETLIRLLQERFPDAAFYERSDSDARKKEGLDSRTGWIGEQKRKLPVAVVEEGLQFSVDVEGGHKTGFYLDQRDNRVLLGQMCDGARVLNCFSYTGGFALHALAGGAGSVVDVDVSGDALTLAMRNVRDNGFDDGRYSQEAADVFSYLRQCRDARRQFDIIVLDPPKFAASASQVEKAARGYKDINLLAMKLLREGGQLFTFSCSGHITPPLFQKILADAAADAGRDASLLVPLMQAPDHPVALHIPESWYLKGWLLGV; encoded by the coding sequence ATGCCATATCCCATTGTGACCTTGAAAAAGGGACGCGAAGCGTCGCTGCTCCGTCGTCATCCCTGGGGATTTTCCGGAGCCGTGGCGAAGGTGGATGGCACACCCCCGGCGGGTGCTTCCGTACTGGTACGGTCAGCGGACGGCGCCGATCTTGGCATCGCCGCATGGTCGCCTGCTTCGCAGATCCGTCTCCGGATGTGGAGTTTCGATCCCCGCGTTCATATCGACGACGCGTTTTTCGCCACACGCATCGATAAGGCGCTGGCGCTTCGCGAACAGCTGTTTGCGGAGGGACAGACCGATGCGCTTCGGCTTGTCAGTTCCGAAGCCGATGGACTCCCGGGCTTCGTGGCGGATCAGTACGGCGACCTCATCGTTGTCCAGTTCCTCGCGGCTGGAGCGGATGCCCATCGCGAGACCCTGATTCGATTGCTGCAGGAGCGCTTTCCCGACGCGGCGTTTTACGAACGCTCCGATTCGGATGCACGGAAGAAGGAGGGACTCGATTCCCGTACGGGTTGGATCGGGGAACAGAAGCGGAAGCTGCCCGTCGCTGTCGTGGAGGAGGGCTTGCAGTTTTCTGTCGATGTGGAGGGAGGACACAAGACCGGCTTTTATCTCGATCAGCGTGACAACAGGGTGCTGCTTGGACAGATGTGCGACGGAGCGCGTGTACTCAATTGTTTTTCATACACGGGTGGTTTTGCACTGCATGCCCTCGCGGGTGGCGCTGGCAGTGTTGTCGATGTCGATGTCTCAGGAGATGCGCTCACACTGGCAATGCGCAATGTCCGTGACAACGGATTTGATGACGGACGTTATTCGCAGGAAGCGGCGGACGTTTTCTCTTACCTGAGGCAATGCCGTGACGCACGCAGGCAGTTTGATATTATTGTTCTCGATCCACCGAAATTCGCTGCTTCCGCCTCGCAGGTGGAAAAAGCTGCCCGCGGGTATAAGGACATCAATCTTCTTGCCATGAAGCTGCTGCGCGAAGGCGGACAACTGTTCACCTTCTCCTGCAGCGGCCATATCACGCCGCCGCTTTTCCAGAAAATCCTCGCGGATGCTGCTGCTGACGCCGGACGGGATGCAAGTTTGCTCGTCCCTCTCATGCAGGCTCCGGATCACCCGGTTGCGCTTCATATCCCCGAATCCTGGTACCTGAAAGGATGGCTGCTCGGCGTGTAG
- a CDS encoding YbaK/EbsC family protein → MPARRLKEYLDAEDVRYVTIVHSPAFTAQEVAALAHIPGKNIAKTVVVVVDERLALAVVPAPYTVDFDMLQGTIGASTVRLAEESEFSGTFPDCELGAMPPFGNLYGMEVYVARSLAEDEDIAFNACNHHELLKMPYREFERLVQPKVITFSVHAQA, encoded by the coding sequence ATGCCGGCAAGAAGATTGAAAGAATATCTGGACGCCGAGGACGTACGCTATGTCACCATAGTGCATTCCCCCGCATTCACTGCCCAGGAAGTTGCCGCCCTGGCACATATCCCGGGAAAGAACATCGCGAAAACCGTGGTCGTCGTGGTTGACGAACGACTGGCCCTGGCTGTGGTTCCTGCACCCTACACCGTCGATTTCGACATGCTGCAGGGAACCATCGGTGCATCCACTGTGCGTCTTGCAGAGGAAAGCGAGTTCAGCGGAACGTTCCCGGATTGCGAACTCGGGGCCATGCCTCCGTTCGGCAACCTGTATGGCATGGAAGTCTATGTCGCCCGCAGCCTGGCTGAGGACGAAGATATCGCCTTCAATGCCTGTAACCATCACGAACTCCTGAAAATGCCCTACAGGGAGTTCGAACGCCTTGTGCAGCCGAAAGTCATCACGTTCTCAGTGCATGCGCAGGCGTAG